The Rufibacter sp. DG15C region CCAAAAATGAATTTACCTAAGTCATGCAGGTGGTTGGAGTTTACCATCTTCAAATAACCATGTTGCTTCAATACAATCACAGTTAAAGTAATAGCGGCCAAACCAGATACAAACCAGCTCGCAAATACATACCATCCAAACAAGGTACTGAACCAGTGTGAGTCAATAGACATCACCCAGTCCCAAGCAGCAATGGAAGAGGTAACTCCAAAGATTACCAAGAAGGTAGCAGACAAACGGATGCTTTTATTGTAATGGTCAAGCCCTCCATTTAAGTCTTCGGCAGCAAATTGCTTTCTTAACCAATTGAAGAATAGAATCCATAGGCCAAAGAAAAGAACCATTCTAATTGTATAGAAGGTCACGTTCAAGAAACCGCTTTTACCAGCAATAATTGGATCATAGTTGGCATGCCCTACCTCTGTTAAGGTATGGTCGGTCCAGTGGAAGATAGGGTTGTGTCCTGTGAACAAGATTGGTCCTAAGAACAACACCAACATAATAATACCACCCACAGGTAGGTAATTACCCAATGCAATGAAAATACGTTTTACCAATACAGACCAGCCTGCATAAGCCACATATTGTACTGCCACAAAGAATACGCCTACTACGGCAATACCAGAAAGGTAAACATTATTTAACCAAAGGTTGGCTAACAAACGGTTTACCCACGTGGGGCCATGGCTGGCAGCGCCAGCAGCTTCTCCATGCTCTCCCCCATGTCCGCCGGTTGTGGCGTTGATGATCAATCCAATGATTAGTAAAACTAACCCAATGGCTATCATGAAGAGGAACCGGTTATTGGTTCTTTTAGAAATACTAAGTGTTTCTTCAGTTATCATTTGAAAATACCTTAAGGTTAGTTGCGAGTATTCTTTGCAGAATCTGCAGTGGAACCTGTTACTGGATTAGTGTTTTCAGTTGTACTTGCGCCTGCAGGGGCATCAGCAGATTTTGAAGCCACATCTGTAGATTCTGGAGTTGCACCTTCTACTTCAGTGATTCCCTTTTGCAATTGCTGCACATACATGGCAATCTTCCAGCGCTCTTGTGGGTTAACCTGCGTACCATGCGGCATCATCCGTCCACGACCATTTACAATCACATGGTAGATATGGCCAACTGGTAGAGAGGCATATCTGCCTTGGGTATAGTTAGGAACCCCTTTGAACTTAGCTCCTACCAATCCATCACCAGCACCAGACTCACCGTGGCAAGGAGAACAGAATCTCAAATACAATACCTTACCTTCTGCCAAGTTAGCTGATGTAGCTTTCAATGGGTTTTTCAACTCACTGCCAGCCACTTCCGCGCTGTCTTTAGAGATGCGGGTGTAGAAATCTAATTTACCTCTGGCAATGGTATGCGCAGCTGGTACACGTAGGTTCCCACCTCCTGGGTTAAAGGCATTGTAGTTTCCGTCTAACTGCTTCAAGGGTTCATACGCTACCGGATTATACATATCTGGCGCATATTCCAATCCTGGATCTGTAGCATCATTGCCACATGAAAGCAGGGTTATGGACGAGAAAAGAATCATGGAGGCTTTTGCTCCTGTTCTAAAGAAATTGTTCATTATTTAACTACCTCCTTCTCGTTAACTTCTATGGCTCCATTTGAGCGAAGAAGATCGTTCAGTTGCTGCATGTTTGTACCTTCTTTGTATTCGATGGCCATTACAAATTTATCATCTGTAGAACGAACATCCATTACTGGTACTTTTAGAGTTGGTCTCAATCCGCTAATGATAAAGAAGGTGATGACCATTCCAAAAGCGGCGCAAAGAACCGTTAATTCAAATGTTACCGGAATAAATGCAGGCAATGAGATGTGTGGCTTTCCACCAATGATCATTGGCCAGTCAAAACCCAACATGTATATCTGCATCCAAAGGGCAAACGAGGTTCCGCAAAGGCCACAGAAGAATGCCACGATAGGCAATCTAGAACGCTGAATCCCTAAAACATCATCAATTCCGTGAATTGGATAAGGAGAGAATACATCGTAAATCTTAGTGCCGGCCGCGCGTGTCTTTTCGATGGCGTTCAGCAGCACATCCTCGTCGTCGAAAATACCGAGTATGAATTTCTTACTAGTCATGTTTGTGAGAGTTGTTAGGGGCTGTAGCGTGCATTGAGGCATTTGGGTCATGCGTATGGCTTACCCCAGATGACGATTTCAAGATTGCTTTCACTTCTGCCATGTTCACAACAGGGAAGAATTTGGCAAACAGAAGGAATAGGGTAAAGAACAAGCCCAAGGTTCCAACATACACGCCAATATCAATGGTAGTTGGGGAGAACATCACCCAGCTGGATGGCAAGAAATCGCGGTGAAGAGATGTTACAATGATTACAAAACGCTCAAACCACATACCAATGTTCACAAAGATAGAGATGATGAACGTGGCGGTTAAGCTTCTACGAATAGATCTGAACCAGAATAACTGAGGCGTAATTACGTTACAAGTCATCATGGACCAGTAGGCCCACCAGTAAGGACCCGTAGCACGGTTTATGAAT contains the following coding sequences:
- a CDS encoding quinol:cytochrome C oxidoreductase, with product MITEETLSISKRTNNRFLFMIAIGLVLLIIGLIINATTGGHGGEHGEAAGAASHGPTWVNRLLANLWLNNVYLSGIAVVGVFFVAVQYVAYAGWSVLVKRIFIALGNYLPVGGIIMLVLFLGPILFTGHNPIFHWTDHTLTEVGHANYDPIIAGKSGFLNVTFYTIRMVLFFGLWILFFNWLRKQFAAEDLNGGLDHYNKSIRLSATFLVIFGVTSSIAAWDWVMSIDSHWFSTLFGWYVFASWFVSGLAAITLTVIVLKQHGYLKMVNSNHLHDLGKFIFGFSIFWTYTWFSQFMLYWYANLPEEAIYFIERLGGYDNHYTWIVFFNLFINFAFPFLFLMTRDAKRQMLMLKIACIAVLIGHWFDFYLMIMPGTMRGDSGFGLIEIGAALTFLGIFLLMFTKGLSKLSLVPVNHPFLEESVHHHV
- a CDS encoding cytochrome c; its protein translation is MILFSSITLLSCGNDATDPGLEYAPDMYNPVAYEPLKQLDGNYNAFNPGGGNLRVPAAHTIARGKLDFYTRISKDSAEVAGSELKNPLKATSANLAEGKVLYLRFCSPCHGESGAGDGLVGAKFKGVPNYTQGRYASLPVGHIYHVIVNGRGRMMPHGTQVNPQERWKIAMYVQQLQKGITEVEGATPESTDVASKSADAPAGASTTENTNPVTGSTADSAKNTRN
- a CDS encoding DUF3341 domain-containing protein; its protein translation is MTSKKFILGIFDDEDVLLNAIEKTRAAGTKIYDVFSPYPIHGIDDVLGIQRSRLPIVAFFCGLCGTSFALWMQIYMLGFDWPMIIGGKPHISLPAFIPVTFELTVLCAAFGMVITFFIISGLRPTLKVPVMDVRSTDDKFVMAIEYKEGTNMQQLNDLLRSNGAIEVNEKEVVK